In the genome of Gloeotrichia echinulata CP02, one region contains:
- a CDS encoding NAD(P)H-quinone oxidoreductase subunit 5, with protein sequence MEVIYEYAWLIPVFPLLGAMLVGLGLISLNQVTNRLRQLNAVVIISLMGAAMALSIALLWSQIQGHATYIRTLEWAAAGSFHLSMGYTIDHLTAVMLVIVTTVAVLVMVYTDGYMAHDPGYVRFYAYLSLFGSSMLGLVVSPNLVQIYIFWELVGMCSYLLVGFWYDRKSAADAAQKAFVTNRVGDFGLLLGILGLFWATGSFDFTIMGDRLAQLVQTGSISNFLAILLAILVFLGPVAKSAQFPLHVWLPDAMEGPTPISALIHAATMVAAGVFLIARMYPVFEHVPAAMTVIAFTGAFTAFLGASIAITQNDIKKGLAYSTISQLGYMVMAMGIGSYSAGLFHLMTHAYFKAMLFLGSGSVIHGMEGVVGHDPVLAQDMRLMGGLRKYMPITGITFLIGCLAISGIPPFAGFWSKDEILGAAFEANPFLWLIGWLTAGITAFYMFRMYFSTFEGKFRGTDEKIQAKLKKAATIVLELESAEPAPNFGPGAMKKGELAATGDHHESHDSHDSHGHHSDTPHESPWTMTLPLALLAVPSILIGLLGTPYANYFEEFIFPPTETLSEVLEKAAEFNPTEFYIMAGASVGISLIGITLASLMYLRGKIDPAAIATKIKPLYELSLNKWYFDDIYYRVFVLGLRRLARQVMEVDFRVVDGAVNLTGFFTLVTGEGLKYLENGRAQFYALIVFGAVLGLVIVFGIT encoded by the coding sequence ATGGAAGTAATCTATGAATATGCCTGGCTGATTCCTGTATTTCCTCTTTTAGGGGCAATGCTAGTCGGTCTAGGGTTAATCTCGTTAAATCAGGTAACCAACCGCCTGCGTCAGCTCAACGCTGTCGTGATTATCTCCCTGATGGGAGCAGCGATGGCGCTGTCGATAGCCTTGCTATGGAGCCAAATTCAAGGTCACGCAACTTATATCCGCACCCTAGAATGGGCAGCAGCAGGCAGTTTTCATCTGAGCATGGGCTACACGATTGACCACCTGACAGCTGTGATGCTGGTGATTGTGACAACGGTAGCCGTATTAGTCATGGTCTACACCGATGGCTATATGGCTCATGATCCAGGATACGTAAGGTTTTACGCCTATCTGAGCTTATTTGGCTCCTCGATGTTGGGTTTGGTGGTCAGCCCCAACCTGGTACAGATTTATATCTTCTGGGAACTGGTGGGGATGTGTTCCTACTTGCTGGTCGGCTTTTGGTACGATCGCAAGTCAGCCGCAGATGCAGCCCAAAAAGCCTTTGTCACCAACCGTGTGGGTGACTTTGGTCTGCTACTCGGCATTTTGGGGCTATTCTGGGCAACGGGAAGCTTTGATTTTACTATCATGGGCGATCGCCTTGCCCAACTGGTGCAAACAGGTTCTATCAGCAATTTTCTTGCCATCCTGTTGGCAATTTTAGTGTTCTTAGGCCCAGTGGCGAAATCAGCCCAATTCCCCCTGCATGTCTGGCTACCAGACGCGATGGAAGGCCCTACCCCCATTTCTGCCCTCATCCACGCAGCAACAATGGTGGCGGCTGGTGTTTTCCTCATCGCCCGGATGTACCCAGTATTTGAACATGTTCCCGCAGCAATGACCGTTATTGCCTTTACTGGAGCATTTACTGCGTTTTTGGGAGCAAGCATCGCTATTACCCAAAACGACATCAAAAAAGGCTTGGCTTACTCCACCATTTCCCAGTTAGGTTACATGGTGATGGCGATGGGAATTGGTTCCTACAGTGCCGGCTTATTCCACCTGATGACCCACGCCTACTTCAAGGCGATGTTGTTCTTGGGTTCTGGTTCTGTGATTCACGGGATGGAAGGCGTCGTTGGTCACGACCCCGTATTAGCCCAGGATATGCGCTTAATGGGCGGACTGCGAAAATATATGCCGATCACGGGGATCACCTTCTTGATTGGTTGTTTGGCAATTTCTGGTATTCCTCCCTTTGCTGGTTTCTGGTCAAAAGATGAAATTCTCGGCGCCGCTTTTGAAGCCAACCCATTTCTCTGGTTGATTGGCTGGCTAACTGCCGGTATCACGGCTTTCTATATGTTTAGAATGTATTTCTCAACATTTGAAGGCAAATTCCGGGGAACTGACGAGAAAATTCAAGCAAAACTCAAGAAAGCAGCTACTATTGTCCTAGAATTAGAGTCAGCAGAACCAGCGCCTAATTTTGGACCTGGGGCAATGAAAAAAGGAGAATTGGCTGCTACTGGTGATCACCACGAATCCCATGACTCCCATGACTCCCACGGTCATCATAGTGATACTCCCCACGAATCTCCGTGGACGATGACCTTACCCTTGGCACTATTAGCAGTGCCTTCAATTTTGATTGGTTTGCTAGGTACACCCTACGCCAATTACTTCGAGGAATTTATCTTTCCACCTACCGAAACCCTCTCTGAAGTCCTAGAAAAAGCTGCCGAGTTTAACCCGACGGAATTTTATATTATGGCGGGGGCTTCCGTGGGCATTTCCTTGATTGGCATTACCTTGGCTTCGCTGATGTACTTGCGGGGTAAAATCGACCCAGCGGCGATCGCCACCAAAATTAAACCACTTTACGAGCTATCCCTCAACAAGTGGTACTTTGATGACATTTACTATCGTGTCTTTGTCTTGGGTTTACGTCGTCTAGCTAGACAAGTGATGGAAGTTGACTTCCGCGTGGTTGATGGTGCCGTTAACCTCACCGGCTTCTTCACCCTTGTCACGGGCGAAGGTTTGAAATACCTAGAAAATGGTCGCGCTCAATTTTATGCCTTGATTGTGTTTGGGGCAGTTTTGGGCTTAGTGATTGTCTTCGGTATTACCTGA
- a CDS encoding NnrU family protein → MPISWLTPSHFVILGLQLAFAIAHSGGAALRPWAEKHIGTRLYRIFFALVSLPLAVILIIYFFNHRYDGWELWQVKGVPGVQTFVWVLSAISFLFLYPATFNLLEIAAIQKPQVHLYETGIIRITRHPQMVGQIIWCIAHTLWIGSSFTLITSLGLVLHHLFGVWHGDRRLSYRYGEAFESVKQRTSIIPFLAIIDGRQSLQWEEFLRPAYLGVAIFVAVLWWSHPLLLEASSRISW, encoded by the coding sequence ATGCCGATTTCTTGGTTGACTCCCAGTCATTTTGTCATACTGGGGTTACAATTAGCTTTTGCGATCGCTCACAGTGGCGGAGCCGCCTTGCGTCCTTGGGCAGAAAAACACATCGGCACAAGGCTTTATCGCATTTTTTTTGCTTTAGTCAGTCTGCCATTAGCAGTCATCTTAATTATTTACTTTTTTAACCATCGTTATGATGGCTGGGAACTGTGGCAAGTCAAAGGTGTGCCTGGAGTGCAGACCTTTGTCTGGGTGTTGTCAGCGATTTCGTTTTTGTTTTTGTATCCTGCTACCTTCAATCTACTAGAAATTGCTGCCATCCAAAAGCCCCAGGTTCATCTTTACGAGACCGGAATTATTCGTATTACCCGCCATCCGCAAATGGTGGGGCAAATAATTTGGTGTATTGCCCATACTCTATGGATAGGTAGTAGTTTTACTCTGATTACCTCCCTCGGCTTGGTATTGCATCACTTATTTGGTGTGTGGCATGGCGATCGCCGCCTCAGTTACCGCTATGGGGAAGCCTTTGAAAGTGTCAAACAGCGCACTTCAATTATTCCTTTTCTGGCAATTATTGATGGTCGTCAATCTCTCCAATGGGAGGAATTTCTCCGTCCTGCCTATTTAGGAGTTGCCATTTTTGTGGCTGTACTTTGGTGGTCTCACCCCCTGTTACTAGAAGCAAGTAGTAGGATATCATGGTAG
- a CDS encoding flavin prenyltransferase UbiX — protein sequence MVNNTNPLILGVSGASGLIYAVRAIKFLLVANYQIELVASKSTYMVWKAEEDIQMPSEPLAQEQFWREQAGVPQAGKLRCHPWSDVGAGIASGSFRTLGMIVMPCSMSTVAKLAVGWSSDLLERAADVQLKEGRKLVIVPRETPFSLIHLRNLTALSEAGVRVVPAIPAWYHKPQTIEDLVDFVVARALDQLDIDCIPIQRWEGHR from the coding sequence GTGGTAAATAATACAAACCCTTTGATTTTAGGCGTATCCGGTGCATCTGGACTGATTTACGCAGTTCGTGCTATCAAGTTTCTGTTAGTAGCCAACTATCAAATTGAACTGGTAGCTTCTAAATCAACTTACATGGTTTGGAAAGCGGAAGAGGATATCCAAATGCCATCAGAACCCCTAGCTCAAGAGCAGTTCTGGCGTGAGCAAGCAGGAGTTCCCCAGGCGGGTAAACTCCGCTGTCACCCTTGGAGTGATGTCGGAGCGGGTATTGCTAGTGGCTCCTTTCGCACCTTGGGGATGATTGTCATGCCATGTAGCATGAGTACTGTCGCCAAGCTAGCAGTGGGCTGGAGTTCTGACTTGCTAGAACGAGCAGCCGATGTCCAACTCAAAGAAGGGCGAAAGTTAGTCATCGTTCCCCGTGAAACCCCTTTTAGCTTGATTCACCTGCGGAACTTAACTGCTTTGTCAGAAGCTGGAGTGAGAGTTGTCCCGGCTATTCCTGCTTGGTATCACAAACCCCAAACTATCGAAGATTTAGTTGATTTTGTAGTAGCTCGTGCTTTAGATCAACTAGATATTGACTGCATCCCCATTCAGCGCTGGGAAGGTCATCGGTAA
- a CDS encoding thioredoxin domain-containing protein translates to MVLSVSERTFTQEVLESPIPVLVNFEAPWCGLCRIIHPLLLQFQAQCGEEIKLVGVNADQNFKLSTTYRLKSLPTLLLIENGTIQHRLESFRGREDLYLALEEIKLTYSNRSKTYSSAKILDLGCRTA, encoded by the coding sequence ATGGTGTTGTCGGTTAGTGAGCGGACATTTACTCAAGAAGTTTTAGAATCTCCTATTCCGGTGTTAGTGAATTTTGAAGCCCCCTGGTGTGGCTTGTGCCGCATCATACATCCGCTGTTGTTGCAATTTCAAGCCCAATGTGGGGAAGAGATAAAATTAGTCGGGGTTAACGCCGATCAAAATTTTAAATTATCTACCACGTATCGACTGAAATCATTGCCAACTTTACTGTTGATTGAAAATGGCACAATCCAGCATCGGCTGGAAAGTTTTCGCGGTAGAGAGGATTTATATCTAGCTTTAGAAGAAATTAAACTCACCTACAGCAACCGTTCTAAAACTTACAGTAGTGCGAAAATCTTAGATTTGGGATGCCGGACAGCATAA
- a CDS encoding LapA family protein produces the protein MAIIRLILLVAVLGGLTLLLAQNWFPPLSLTFLGLRTQPLPLAMWILFSTTAGALTSVLMTTLFNLANYFAGLQRQTPFASAAASPHTKATPREQPTRAPSNPPPPTSKTDTFDDWTYNSRDDDWNFDEQSQQAPTSKAQSPEFQDSQTYERPQEPKSSSQSGSVYSYNYREPKNTAVGKTESIYDADYRVIIPPYQPPTSNQADQADEDDWTFLEDDDFDDENDRNRR, from the coding sequence ATGGCTATAATTCGGTTAATTCTTTTGGTAGCGGTACTGGGAGGACTAACGCTGTTGTTAGCCCAAAATTGGTTTCCCCCACTATCGCTAACATTTTTGGGTCTGCGGACTCAACCATTACCACTGGCAATGTGGATATTGTTTAGTACAACAGCTGGTGCTTTAACATCTGTATTGATGACTACATTGTTTAATTTAGCAAATTATTTTGCCGGACTTCAACGGCAAACCCCTTTTGCATCAGCAGCAGCTTCACCACATACCAAAGCCACCCCTAGGGAACAACCTACACGTGCGCCTAGCAATCCACCACCACCAACTAGCAAAACTGACACATTTGATGATTGGACTTATAACAGTCGAGATGATGACTGGAACTTTGATGAGCAGTCACAACAAGCACCTACTTCTAAAGCGCAAAGTCCAGAATTTCAGGACTCTCAAACCTACGAACGTCCACAAGAGCCTAAAAGCAGTTCTCAGTCTGGTTCAGTTTACTCTTACAACTACCGTGAGCCAAAAAATACTGCGGTAGGCAAAACGGAATCAATTTATGATGCGGATTATCGGGTAATTATCCCGCCTTATCAACCACCAACTAGCAATCAAGCTGATCAAGCTGATGAGGATGATTGGACATTCTTGGAGGACGACGATTTTGATGATGAAAATGATCGTAACCGCCGCTAG
- a CDS encoding transposase, with protein MQGGDARVLVLEYKAVVKRATLAAINEAIRTSQFVRNKVLRYWMDNRGVKPSALKCGKKELYQYNTQLRAEFKFVNDLNSHACQASVENVERAINRFFDNCKKNLPGKKGYPRFKKHSRSVEYKVSGWKLHPTKRRITFTDKKGIGELKLLGKWDIHQYPVELIKRVRIVRRADGYYVQFCVKIDNQQEAPPTTSEIGIDVGLEYFYSDSNGNHLRVRAASRREASRREENPRFLRKAEKDIKRVQRNIYKKKKGSSGRRKARGVYARKHLKVTRQRNEHVKRMARNLCLANAKVALEDLNISGLVRNHKLALSISDASWYNFRQWLEYFGAKFGREIIAVPPHFTSIECSNCGARVQKSLSTRTHSCPHCGYIEQRDVNAAKVILSRANGRGGQSQTNASRDVPSTSVGHIALGVSPSEKTCKSKERQ; from the coding sequence ATGCAAGGAGGTGATGCAAGAGTGTTGGTACTAGAATACAAAGCAGTTGTCAAAAGAGCCACATTAGCAGCAATAAATGAAGCTATTCGTACTTCTCAATTTGTCCGAAATAAAGTGCTTAGATATTGGATGGATAATCGCGGCGTTAAGCCTTCGGCATTAAAATGCGGCAAGAAAGAACTATATCAGTACAACACTCAATTAAGAGCAGAATTTAAATTTGTTAATGATTTAAACAGTCATGCTTGTCAAGCATCAGTAGAAAATGTAGAACGTGCTATCAATAGGTTTTTTGATAACTGCAAGAAAAACCTACCTGGAAAAAAGGGTTATCCCCGGTTCAAAAAGCATAGTCGTTCAGTCGAATATAAGGTGTCTGGGTGGAAGTTGCACCCAACAAAGCGCCGTATAACTTTCACTGATAAAAAAGGTATTGGCGAACTCAAACTATTAGGTAAATGGGATATTCATCAATACCCTGTTGAACTAATTAAACGAGTGAGGATTGTGCGTAGAGCGGATGGATACTATGTGCAATTTTGCGTCAAGATTGATAATCAGCAAGAGGCACCACCAACTACATCAGAAATTGGTATTGATGTCGGCTTGGAATATTTCTACTCTGATAGCAATGGTAATCATCTTCGCGTTCGCGCAGCGTCTCGCAGAGAAGCGTCTCGCAGAGAGGAGAATCCGCGATTTCTCCGCAAAGCAGAGAAAGATATTAAGCGGGTTCAACGTAACATTTACAAGAAGAAAAAAGGGTCATCTGGCAGAAGAAAAGCGCGTGGTGTTTATGCTCGTAAACATTTAAAAGTAACAAGACAAAGGAATGAACACGTCAAGAGAATGGCGCGTAACTTATGCCTAGCTAACGCTAAGGTAGCTTTGGAAGATTTAAATATTTCCGGCTTGGTAAGAAACCACAAACTAGCCTTGAGCATTTCTGATGCTTCTTGGTACAACTTCCGTCAGTGGCTCGAATACTTTGGTGCAAAATTTGGACGGGAAATCATTGCAGTTCCTCCCCACTTCACAAGCATTGAATGTAGTAATTGTGGTGCTAGAGTGCAAAAATCTCTCAGCACCCGTACCCATTCTTGTCCACATTGCGGATATATTGAACAACGTGATGTGAATGCTGCCAAAGTAATTTTAAGTCGTGCAAACGGTAGGGGTGGGCAATCCCAAACTAACGCCAGTAGAGATGTTCCCTCTACTTCTGTTGGTCACATCGCCCTTGGCGTCTCCCCGAGTGAGAAGACCTGCAAAAGCAAGGAACGTCAGTGA
- a CDS encoding ribonuclease R family protein, with protein MEFSIATLLANFTDDKLVARKVLEKKLGCEDEISLHKLHIALEVLEKIGLLVKERGKYRRIPEEGLIEAKLRCSSKGFCFAIQDVEGAEDIYIRESHLSNAWNGDRVLVRVLKEGSRRRSPEGEVKLILERSNHTLLARIKQVESGFRAVPLDDRLLFELKLQTNGMKLEEAIDHLAHVEVLRYPLAQYPPLGRVVQILGSDAEAAADIDLVTCKHDLSRNFSDSVLDAAAKLPKKLLKADLKNRLDLRSLFTVTIEGINGNSKVIENAFSLEKTANGNWRLGFHITDISHYIQPDEALDREAFKRGKSVYLGELVLPMLPDAVAERCSLVPHSDRLTLSVLITIDSKSGEVLNWEIQSAVINVDTALTKQQAQAILTNQSTNASDQVIQLLQDLERLCKAVKQVRLDRGSLQLNLPPNQNPYYDEGILGAVVVNDIPVRSLLTELVLLVNQLVAIHLNALGVPAIWRVQGAPDPEDVQEMLKLGINLGVELTLEPEIDIQPLDYQHLTRAFADSPSEQVLTYLLQDTLKPSVYSTTKGLHFGLALPEYVHFTAPLRRYPDMLMQRVYYTLVEHGRDRRNTRVKERVNLRHSSCHAEINWNVLAPELQQELQSDLTRVIVQINDREKEVQEAEADLAGLQKAQLMKQRIGQVFHGVITGVQSYGFFVEIEVPTTDFVVEGNPGVPLRVEGLVHVSSLKDDWYEYRARQQALFGRKNRASYRLGDRVGVQVKSVDYYRQQIDLVTVGSDGVAKGLDVNTPNDDLSDIYLPNDLESSDLDPYAEEE; from the coding sequence ATGGAATTTTCAATCGCTACACTCCTTGCCAATTTCACCGATGATAAATTGGTAGCTCGTAAAGTTTTGGAAAAGAAACTTGGTTGCGAGGATGAAATTAGTTTACACAAACTTCACATTGCTTTGGAAGTGTTGGAGAAAATTGGCCTTTTGGTCAAGGAACGGGGTAAGTATCGCAGAATACCAGAAGAAGGACTGATAGAAGCAAAACTCCGTTGTTCTAGTAAAGGCTTTTGCTTTGCTATTCAAGACGTGGAAGGCGCAGAGGATATTTACATCCGCGAAAGTCATCTCAGTAATGCGTGGAATGGCGATCGCGTTTTGGTCAGAGTTCTCAAAGAAGGTAGTCGCCGTCGCTCGCCAGAAGGAGAAGTCAAGCTAATTCTAGAACGCTCCAATCACACCTTGCTAGCGCGGATAAAGCAAGTAGAAAGCGGTTTTCGAGCGGTTCCCTTAGACGATAGATTGCTGTTTGAACTGAAACTGCAAACAAACGGTATGAAATTAGAAGAGGCGATCGATCACCTAGCCCATGTAGAAGTCCTGCGTTATCCCCTAGCACAATACCCTCCATTAGGTCGAGTTGTACAAATCCTCGGCAGCGATGCCGAAGCCGCTGCTGATATCGATTTGGTAACATGTAAACACGACCTATCCCGCAATTTTTCCGATTCAGTGCTAGACGCAGCAGCAAAGTTGCCCAAAAAACTGCTGAAAGCCGACCTAAAAAATCGGCTGGATTTACGTAGTTTGTTTACTGTCACCATTGAGGGGATAAACGGTAACTCGAAAGTTATCGAAAATGCCTTTAGCTTAGAAAAAACGGCAAATGGAAATTGGCGTTTAGGCTTTCATATTACCGATATTTCCCATTATATTCAACCAGATGAAGCCCTCGACCGAGAAGCATTCAAGCGCGGTAAGTCGGTGTATCTGGGAGAATTAGTACTGCCAATGTTACCAGATGCGGTGGCGGAACGCTGTTCTTTAGTTCCTCATAGCGATCGCTTAACCCTCTCGGTGTTGATTACCATCGATTCCAAATCGGGAGAAGTGCTGAATTGGGAAATTCAATCGGCTGTCATCAACGTAGATACTGCACTGACAAAACAACAAGCCCAAGCTATCCTCACTAATCAATCAACAAATGCATCCGACCAGGTAATCCAGCTTCTGCAAGACCTGGAACGATTATGCAAAGCAGTCAAACAGGTGCGCTTGGATCGTGGTAGCTTACAGCTAAATCTACCACCCAATCAAAACCCCTACTATGATGAGGGCATTTTGGGGGCGGTGGTAGTGAATGATATCCCTGTGCGCTCCCTATTGACCGAGTTGGTGCTGCTGGTGAATCAACTAGTAGCAATTCATTTGAACGCGCTGGGAGTTCCGGCTATCTGGCGAGTCCAAGGGGCACCCGATCCCGAAGATGTCCAAGAAATGCTGAAATTAGGGATTAATTTAGGCGTAGAACTGACACTCGAACCCGAAATTGATATCCAGCCTTTAGATTATCAACATTTAACCAGGGCTTTTGCCGATTCTCCATCTGAGCAAGTTCTCACCTACTTATTGCAAGACACACTCAAGCCATCTGTGTACAGCACCACCAAAGGACTGCACTTTGGACTGGCACTACCGGAATATGTCCATTTTACAGCTCCGTTGCGGCGTTATCCAGATATGCTCATGCAGAGAGTATATTATACACTAGTGGAACATGGGCGCGATCGCCGCAATACCCGTGTCAAAGAGCGCGTTAACCTCCGCCACTCCTCTTGTCACGCTGAAATTAACTGGAACGTCTTGGCCCCAGAATTGCAACAAGAACTCCAAAGCGATTTAACCAGGGTCATTGTCCAGATTAACGACAGGGAAAAGGAAGTCCAAGAAGCCGAAGCCGATTTAGCCGGACTGCAAAAAGCCCAACTGATGAAACAGCGCATCGGGCAAGTATTTCATGGTGTAATTACTGGTGTGCAATCTTACGGTTTCTTTGTCGAAATTGAAGTACCAACAACAGATTTTGTGGTAGAAGGTAATCCTGGCGTACCTCTGAGAGTGGAAGGACTAGTACATGTCAGTTCCCTCAAAGATGATTGGTATGAATATCGCGCTAGACAACAGGCGCTGTTTGGGCGGAAAAATCGCGCTTCTTATCGACTAGGCGATCGCGTCGGCGTACAGGTTAAAAGTGTTGATTACTACCGACAGCAAATTGATTTAGTAACGGTTGGTAGCGATGGTGTTGCTAAAGGCTTGGATGTTAACACCCCCAATGATGATTTATCGGATATCTACTTACCAAACGATCTTGAATCTAGCGACTTAGATCCCTACGCAGAGGAGGAGTAA
- the clpP gene encoding ATP-dependent Clp endopeptidase proteolytic subunit ClpP gives MIPIVIEQSGRGERAFDIYSRLLRERIIFLGQQVDSTIASLIVAQLLFLDAEDSEKDIYLYINSPGGSVTAGMGIFDTMKHIRPDVCTICTGLAASMGAFLLSAGAKGKRMSLPHSRIMIHQPLGGAQGQATDIEIQAREILYHKKRLNDYLAEHTGQPIDRITEDTERDFFMSPEEAKDYGLIDQVIDRHAAGSRPIAVV, from the coding sequence ATGATTCCTATCGTTATTGAACAATCTGGTCGTGGCGAACGCGCCTTTGATATCTACTCACGGCTTTTGCGTGAACGCATCATCTTTCTGGGACAACAGGTTGATAGCACCATAGCCAGCTTGATTGTTGCCCAATTGCTGTTTTTAGATGCTGAAGACTCCGAAAAAGACATTTATCTGTATATCAACTCTCCCGGTGGTTCAGTGACTGCGGGTATGGGCATTTTCGACACCATGAAACACATTCGCCCGGATGTGTGTACCATTTGTACTGGATTAGCAGCAAGTATGGGAGCTTTCCTCCTCAGCGCTGGTGCCAAAGGTAAGCGGATGAGTCTACCCCATTCTCGGATTATGATTCATCAACCTTTAGGCGGCGCTCAAGGACAAGCGACTGATATTGAAATTCAGGCGCGGGAAATTTTATACCACAAAAAGCGGCTCAATGACTATTTAGCGGAACACACAGGTCAGCCAATTGATCGGATTACCGAAGATACCGAACGCGACTTTTTCATGTCGCCAGAGGAAGCCAAGGACTACGGCTTAATTGACCAAGTAATTGACCGTCACGCTGCAGGTAGTCGTCCAATAGCTGTTGTATAG
- a CDS encoding LysR family transcriptional regulator, protein MSDLPFTLDQLRILKAIAVEGSFKRAADSLYVSQPAVSLQVQNLERQLDVPLFDRGGRRAQLTEAGHLLLNYGEKILSLCQETCRAIEDLQNLQGGTLIVGASQTTGTYLLPRMIGMFRQKYPDVAVQLHVHSTRRTAWSVANGQVDLAIIGGEIPGELVESLQIIPYAEDELALILPVFHPFAKLQTIHREDLYKLQFIALDSQSTIRKVIDQVLGRCDIDARRFKVEMELNSIEAIKNAVQSGLGAAFVSTSAIAKELQMGVLHCAPIDGVIVKRTLWLIFNPNRYRSKAAEAFSQEILPHFATPEWSIDVLKSSPKNLVVTTLNTVTPNASDEG, encoded by the coding sequence ATGTCTGACCTTCCTTTCACTTTAGATCAGTTACGTATTCTCAAAGCGATCGCCGTAGAAGGGAGCTTCAAACGCGCCGCTGACAGTCTTTACGTCTCTCAACCGGCTGTGAGTTTACAAGTTCAAAACCTTGAACGCCAGCTGGATGTTCCCTTGTTTGACCGTGGAGGCCGTCGGGCACAATTAACCGAAGCAGGGCATCTACTTCTAAATTACGGTGAGAAAATCCTCAGTCTGTGTCAGGAAACCTGTCGCGCCATTGAGGATCTACAAAATCTCCAAGGCGGAACCTTGATTGTCGGTGCTTCTCAAACCACCGGCACTTATCTTTTGCCGAGAATGATTGGGATGTTTCGGCAAAAATATCCCGATGTCGCCGTACAACTTCACGTCCACTCTACCCGCCGCACTGCTTGGAGTGTCGCTAATGGACAAGTTGATCTCGCCATCATTGGCGGTGAAATTCCAGGGGAGTTGGTAGAATCTTTGCAAATTATTCCCTACGCCGAAGATGAATTGGCACTTATTTTACCTGTCTTTCATCCCTTTGCCAAACTCCAAACAATTCACAGAGAAGACCTTTATAAACTACAATTCATCGCTCTTGATTCTCAATCAACTATTCGCAAGGTCATCGACCAAGTACTCGGCCGCTGCGATATTGACGCCAGGCGTTTTAAAGTCGAAATGGAGTTAAATTCCATTGAAGCAATTAAAAATGCCGTACAGTCTGGTTTGGGAGCTGCTTTTGTCTCTACCTCGGCGATCGCCAAAGAGTTACAAATGGGCGTGCTGCACTGTGCCCCAATTGATGGCGTTATCGTCAAGCGGACACTGTGGCTAATTTTTAATCCCAATCGCTATAGATCCAAAGCAGCAGAAGCCTTTAGTCAAGAAATTTTACCCCATTTTGCTACACCTGAATGGAGCATAGATGTGTTAAAATCATCACCAAAAAACCTAGTAGTAACTACATTGAATACAGTGACACCCAACGCCTCTGACGAAGGCTAG